The Candidatus Schekmanbacteria bacterium RIFCSPLOWO2_02_FULL_38_14 region CCTGTCATTGCGAGCGATAGCGAAGCAATCTCAAATCCCCCTCTATCCCCCTTTTCTAAAGGGGGAGGAAAGGGGGGATTGCTTCATCACTACGCTCCTCGCAATGACAATACCACTGCAAACTGTTTAATGAAACAAGTACACTATTTACTCAAGCCCAAGTTCCCTGAGTTTTTCCTTTGTGGGAATGCCGTTCTGGTCCCATCCCCGCAGTTTGTAATACTCATTTAACATTTCATCAAGGTGAACCACAAGCCCTTTGGACGGGCCCTCGGGCATTGGATCTTTTAGAAGGCGGTCCGGTAGCGTATCATCCTTTCGCGAAAAGCCTGCCTTCACCATGAACTGCCTCTCGGCATTGAAAATCCGCTCGCCCGCCTTTTCAACTTCCTCGACCGTGTATCCTGCGCCGGTAGCCGCATTCAGAAAGTTGCAGAACCCCTCGGGCGTTACCTCCAGCACGGGCCGCACGTAATAGCGGATCGCAAAGAAGTAGCACACCCCAGAGGAATCTATCACTGATGACATATCCTGATGTATCTTAACAAGCCTGGGCTTGCCTTTCCATTCCTGGGGATCAACTATTGTTGGCACGCCGAAGACCTCGAAGTAGGCTGTCTGGGCTCTCATATGTGATGCTCCGATGGGCGAGGTGGCATAGGCAAGCCCCATGCCCTGGATTCCCTGCGGATGGTATCCGGCCAGATCCTGTTTCTTTGATACCATAGCAAGCTCGGGGTGCCCGTATTGCTCTGCCATCCTGTAGCTGCCCTGTGCCAGTATATCCCCAAAACCTTCCCTGTACCCGGTTTTTCTGGTGAATTCAACAATGGCCTTCGCATCGCCCCATTTCAGTGGTTGTCCAATATCTTTTTCCGGCAAATACCCCCTGTCATAGAGTTCCATGGCGCAGGCAATGGCCGAGCCCATGGAAATTGTATCCATTCCAAGGTCATTACAGATATAGTTTGCCTTAATCACTGCCGCAAGGTTGTCGTTCAGGCAATCGGGACCGAAAGCGTAAATCGTTTCGTATTCGGGCCCCTCTCCCTCTCCCTCAAATTCAGGATCTTTAACCCTTGTTCCCCTGCCGCAGCCAATCGGGCAATCGGCACAGTATTTCGGTTTTTCAAGGAAATTGTCTACCATGGTCTGGCTGCTTACCTTTTCCCACTTCTCCCATATGCTCTGCTGAAAATTCTTTGTGGGGAGTATTCCAACCTTCTGGTTTGAGCCCACTGCGTAGGAAGTGCCGTACACGCGAAGCACAGGCGGGGAATCCTTGTTCGCCTCCTTGAATTTGCTAAGGGCTCCTGCTCGGAGTTTATTGAATCCCTCCCCGTCATAGAGGGAAATGTCCCCTTCGCCGCGGACCACGACGGCCTTCAGGTTCTTTGAACCCATCACGGCCCCCACACCCGAGCGCGCAGCCGACCTGTCCTTGTCATTCATCACTGCGGCAAAGAGCACAAGCCGTTCACCGGCAGGGCCGATGCAAGCAACCTTTGCCTCGGGTGATGTTTCGCCATTTAAAATGTCCGTTGTTTCGTTCACGGTCTTACCCCACAAGTGGCTTGCGGAGCGAAGTTCATATTTTCCATTGCTAACCCAGAGATATACCGGCTTCTCGGAGCGGCCCGTGAATATGAAGGCGTCAAAGCCGGACTTTTTCATCTCCTTTGGGAATTTTCCCCCTGAATTTGAACACGTTACGGAACCGGTGAGTGGAGATTTTGTCATTATCATATAACGCGCACCTGTTGGAACTCTTGTTCCTGTCAGGGGTCCCACAGCCATTATCATCATATTTTCAGTGGAAAAGGGCTCAATGCGTGGGTCCAGTTCTTTGTTCAGATAATATATGCCAAGCCCTCTGCCTCCAATATAGTCCTTTGCAACTTTTGGATCAAGTCTCTCTTCTTTTAGTGTGCCAGTGGTAAGATTTACTCTTAAAACCCGTCCTCTCCATCCGTGCATTGTACACCTCTTTATATTTTTTTATTGCTCTGCTCTTCTGTATATAGAGCATTGTTATCTGAAATGAATCCTTTTAAAAATTTATCGAATAAATACTTAACCCTTTATCAGATGTCAAGAAATTGTAAGAGGCTTCTGAGAAACAGAGTTTTCTCAGCCTTCGTAGGACAGGCGCCTGCCTGCGGTAGGCAGGTCTCGCCTGTCCTACTGGCTTTTTGGGGTCGTGTAAATCCAATATCAATAGGTTAATTTACCCTTTACATCTTGGGCAGTAAAAGGCTGCGGTTTCAGGAGAGAAAAAGTCTATATCGCACTTGAGGCAGGTTAGAATCTTTATGCCATTTCTTTCCATCTCGCGCACGATGGTATAGTAGTAGATGCGATAACCACACTTGTAACAAAAAAGAGAAGACTCTCTCCCTTTCCCATCCCTTGCAATCATGGTGTTCCCGCATCTTAAGCAGGTAACATTTGCATCTATTTTATATAAAACTAAGGGCATAGCTTTTATCCAACCATCTATTTTTCAAAATATGCATTTTTCCTGTTTTGTAAATAGGAAAATTACTAATCGCTCAATAGCTGTCAGCTTTCAGCTCTCAGCTAACTTGAAACTTGAAGCAAAAATATCAACCCTCAACCTCTTGACCCCTTTACCTACTTACTATCTGAAAAATTCCCAACCTGCAAATTTCCATTTTCCGTCAGGTTCTTTTCTATAATACATTCTTATATTTTCTTTTTTGTAATAGGATTTTTTTAACTTAATTTCAACCTTGAAAGCCCCCTCTTCTTTATAAATCCTCTGAATCCAGTAACCTGAAGACTTGCTAAGTTCCCATTCAGTCCTTGGAAGGTTTGTTGTCGGGTTAATTTTTTGGAGTGATTTAAAATCCTCTTCAATTCTTTCCTTGGGAGGCTTTTCGCAAGCAATGAGTAAAGGCAGCAACAGAAAAAGAAATAAAAAGTATTTTAAATTGCCCGAGCTTTTCATCAGATTATCTCCTTAAAAGAAAATTTAGTGTATAAAGTTTCTTTAATATATTGAAATTATTTAAAAAGTCAATAAGTTCCCGTTATTCAAAAAGTGTCAGCAGGCAAGGTAGCCTGCGGAGTTCGGTAAAAGAATCCTGTAGCTGTAGAGCAAAGCTCTGCTCTAAGAATGAATCAAGGGGCAAGGGAGAGGTTTTCTTTATATTATAATCTTGAAGAAACTGGACATTTTTGATAAGCAGGTAAAAATTAAGATTGCAAGGGAGTGGAATAAAGGTGAAAGACTTTTGCTTTAAATTAAAAAACAAAGTGCTCTCAGGAGGCGAAATCTACTTTGAGGAAGCACTGGAATTAATTAAACTGGACGGACCCCAAATCTTTGACCTTTTGGCTTGCGCCAACTGGATAAGGCATACATATAAAAAGGGAAAAATCATATTCTGCTCCATTGTCAATGCAAAATGCGGAGGATGTTCTGAGGACTGTGCATTTTGTTCCCAGTCTGTTCATTATCAGACAAATATTAATTCCTACCCTTTGCTTTCTGCTGATGAAATAGTTAACAGCGCAAAGGAGGCTTTTAAATATGGTGCTACGGAGTTTTCAATTGTAACAAGCGGGAGAGGCGTAGAAGAGGAAAAGGAGATATCGCGCCTTGAGGAAACTTTTTCTAAATTCAATGAAACCCTGCAAATCCCTGTGTGTGCTTCGCTTGGGTTTTTAGATATTGATACAGCTTTAAGGTTTAAAAAAGCAGGGCTTGAAAATTACCATCATAATCTTGAAACATCTGAAAGCTTTTTTAAGAATATCTGCTCAACCCATTCCTATAGAGAAAGCGTTGAAACAGTAAGGATTGCCAAAAAGACTGGCTTCAGGGTCTGTTCAGGAGGAATTTTTGGAATGGGAGAGACACTGCAACAAAGAGTTGAACTGGCTTTTACTTTAAGAGAGCTTGATGTTGACTGCATACCAATGAATTTTTTAAACCCGATTCCCGGAACACCTCTTGAAAACATGCCTCCAATGAAACCGCTTGAAATATTAAAGACCATTGCAGTTTATCGCTTTATTCTGCAGCAGAAGGATATAATCATCTGTGGGGGAAGGGAAATCAACCTGCGTGATTTGCAGTCTTTTATGTTTGTTGCAGGCGCTAACGGAACAATGCTTGGCAATTACCTGACAACAAAGGGAAGGGCAGCGCAAGAAGATATGCAGATGATTAAGGATTTAGAGCTTGAAGCGACAAAATGATACTTTTTCAACAAGATATTAGAGCTGTTATTAACAGGTTTTAAGGAGATGTTTCAACAGGTTTTTAAACAAGTTTTCAATAAAACAGGGAAAAGGAGAAGATGTCTGTAAATAAAGAAAAAATAAATAATAAAGCTGAACTTGAAAGTGATGACAAACAGCATATCTGGCACCCTTTTACCCAGATGAAGGAATATATTGAAGAGAAGCCTCTTATTATTGAAGAAGGAGAGGGGGTTTATTTAAAAGACATTTACGGGAATTCATATATTGATGGTGTTTCATCCCTGTGGGTAACAACACATGGCCACAGGAAAAAAGAGATTGATGATGCAATCATCAGGCAGATAAAAAAAATCTCCCATTCAACACTTCTCGGACTTGCAAATACTCCGGCAATAAACTTAGCAAAAAAACTTATCCAGATAGTGCCTCAAGGATTAGAAAAAGTTTTTTTTTCTGATAACGGCTCTACGGCAGTTGAGATAAGCTTAAAAATTGCCTTCCAGTACTGGCAGCAGAAGGGAGAAAAATATAAAAGCAAAACAAGGTTTGCTTCTTTAAAAAACGCCTATCACGGAGATACTCTCGGCGCGGTAAGCGTTGGAGGGATAGACCTGTTCCATAATATCTACAGCCCGTTGCTCTTCAGGACATTTAAAGCCAAATCCCCTTATTGTTACAGATGCGAAGATGGATTGAGCTATCCTGATTGCAAACTTTTCTGCGCTAAGGATTTAGAAGAAATTTTAAAAAATAACAGCTCTGAAATTGCGGCTTTAATAATTGAGCCAATGGTTCAGGCAGCAGGGGGTATGATTGTCTTTCCGAAGGGGTATCTGAAAAAGGCAAGAGAGCTCTGCACAAAATATAATGTACTGATGATAACTGATGAGGTGGCAACAGGGTTTGGAAGGACAGGCAAAATGTTTGCCTGCGAGCATGAAAAAATAGCTCCTGATATTATGGCTGTTGCAAAGGGGATAACAGGAGGCTACCTGCCTCTGGCAGTAACTATTACTACAAAAGAGATATACAATGCTTTTTTAGGAGAATACAGAGAATTAAAAACTTTCTTTCATGGCCACACATACACAGGAAACCCACTTGCCTGCGCTGCAGCATTAGCCTCTTTAAAAATCTTTGAAGATGAAAAAGTATTGGATAATCTTCAGGTGAAGATTTCATATCTCAAGGAAAGACTCCAGAGTTTTTATGAACTGCCCGGTGTTGGTGATATCCGCCAGTGCGGGTTTATTACAGGAATTGAGCTTGTAAAAAACAAAGCCTCAAAAGAATATTATCCACTGGAGGAAAAAATCGGGGTTAAGGTAATAATGGAGGCAAGAAAAAGGGGTGTAATCCTGCGGCCCCTTGGGAATGTGATTGTCCTGATGCCACCGCTCTCTATATCCCAAAACGAACTCAGACAGCTTGTTGATGTGACATATGAAGCGATTAAGGCTGTGAGTTAGGCGGCAAAGGGGTTTTTGCATGGAGCATGGAGACAGAAAGATCCCTCTTTGTCATTGCGAGCAAAGCGAAGCAATCTCGTTTGACATAAAGAAAATTTTTTAATAATAATCAAACTCCTATGGAAAAGAAAAATTATGATGATTTAAAAGAGATAGCACTTCGCGAGGATATGAGCCTTTTTGGTGTAGCTGACCTTGGCGGGATAAGGCAGACCTTTCATTCTTCAATAGAAAATGTTGCAAAAGACCTTTCCTTTGGTATTTCCTTTGGCTTTCATTTGTCAGAGTCAATTTTGGATGGGATTATTGACAAGCCTACTCTTATCTACAAGCATCACTACAAGGCTGTAAATTACAGGCTTGACCAAGTAGCCTTAAAGGTTGTGAAATTTATTCAGGATAATGGTTTTAATGCCTTTCCAATACCTGCATCGCAGACAATTGACTGGGAGAACCAATTGGGACATCTTTCACACAAGCTTGTGGCAAAATTTGCAGGGCTTGGTTTTATTGGAAGGTCAAGCCTTCTTGTAAATCCTGAGCATGGTGCAAAGGTGAGGTATGTAACGATTCTAACTGACCTTCCCCTTGAGGCAAATAAACCACTTGAGATTGATTGCAAGGAATGCAAAAAATGCATTGAAGCTTGCCCTGCACAGGCGATTACTATGGAAGAGTATGATAAGGCAAAATGCACTGAGAAGCTGAAGGAGTTTTCAAAGGAGAGAGGAATCGGAGTCTATATCTGCGGGGTTTGTGTGAGGGAGTGTAAGGGAAAAGTGAATAGTGGTCAGTGAACAGTGAATAGTTTTTTATAAAAGAGTTTTAGGTTTCAATATTTTAATTGCAACTATCTGATTATTCATCTATATTTTAATATGAAAATTTTAAAAAGAAAAAAAGTTCAGTATAAAGTTAAACTCTATACTAAATTTATTATGAGTTAAAAATGAAAAGAATCTGGATTAATAAATCATCATCTTTTAAAGCTGCAAATCAGTTTGATATTAATTATTACCTTTCTATGTCTTCTTTGGAAAGGCTGGAGACCATGCAGTTTTTAAGAGAAATTGCCTTTAAGATAAAAAATTTGAAATATGGCAAAAATAGAAAAGGATTACGAAGAGTTATTAAGATTATTCAATAAACACAGAGTAAGGTATTGTATAGTCGGTGCCTTTGCTGTTGCCTTTTATGCAGTTCCTCGATACACGAAAGATATTGACATCTTTGTGGAACCTTCTGAAAAAAATGCTCACAATATATTGGAAGCGCTTAACGAATTTGGTTTTGAAACCTTAAAGCTTTCTATTGAAGATTTCAATCGGAAAGGAAAGATTATACAGCTCGGATATGAGCCAGTAAGAATAGATATTATTACTTCAATTGAAGGGTGTGCTTTTGATAAGGTATGGAAAAATAGGAAAACAGGGATGTACGGAGAAGAAAGAGTTTGCTTCATTGGATTGGATGAATTGATAAGGAATAAACAAGCCTTAAAACGGAAGCAGGATAAAGCAGATATTGATATTTTATTGATTGCAAAAAGACCAAGAAAGAAATAGAAAGTTTCAAACCAGAAACTCCAAAGAATTTCTTGACAAAAAAATTAAAGCTGTTATAGTTAGGTCAAAAATAACACACTGCAAGCAATAAGATTGTTTCAAAATAAGTTTACTATTTGATTTTCTTTGCAAGGAACAGAAATAAATCCTGTTCATGTTAAGGAGCAAAAATGGCATACTTCTTGCAGAGACAGACAGACAGACAGATTTAAAATCCCTAAAATATATTATTTCTAAAAACCCTCGTATGTTTCTGAGAGATGGAACTGCGAGGGTTTTTTGTTTTTTTGCAGGGACAGGGCTTGCCCCTGTCCAATCTGATGTAGCTGCAGAGCCTTGCTCTGCCTATAAGCACGGACAGCCACAAGGGCTGTCCCTACGGAAAATAGAGTTAAGAATTTAGAGAAAATTTATAAAATAACAAATTTTTAAGGAGGATTAGCATGCTTAAACGAATTTCATTTTTTCTCTCAACAGCGATTATTTTTTTCATCATTTCCGGTGTTTCGCTCGCTGCCACAATCCAGCTTCCACAGACAGGGCAGACAAAGTGCTACAACAAATCAGGCACAGAGATTCCCTGCACAGGCACAGGGCAGGATGGAGAGATTCAGGCAGGCATTGGATGGCCCAGTCCGCGTTTTGCTGACAATGGGAATGGAACAGTAACAGACAACCTTACAGGGCTGATGTGGGTAAAATCTCCTGACAGCACTACTCGAAGATGGTCTAAGGCACTCGATTATTGCAACAATTTAAATTTTGCTGGTCACACAGACTGGCGTCTCCCAAATGTGAACGAACTTGAAAGCCTTGTAAATGCTGATGTGCCAGACACAGCCACATGGCTTAATACACAGGGCTTTACTAATGTGCAGTCATTCTACTACTGGTCGTCCTCTACTAGCGCCTACAATACAAACCGCGCGTGGGACGTCAATATGGGCAGTGGCAGCATGTACTACTTCATTAAGGGCTACTACGATGACTATGTTTGGCCTGTGCGCGCTGGACAGTAGTAGGTAATTTGGAAATTTGGTAATTTGAAAAATTTTTAAAATGGCACAATATGAACATCTGCCAATATATAAGAAGGCAATGGATATATCCATATATATTGAAAACATAGTTAGAGGCTTTTCAAGGTATCACAAATATACGCTTGGGACAGACTTGAGGAATCTATCCCGTGAAGTTGTGAGGCTTATTATCCGGGCAAATTCTGAAAGAGAAAAATATTTAACACTTTGTACACTCCGGGATACTATTGAAGAACTCAAGGTAACTGTCAGGATATGTAAAGAGGTAAAGGCATTCAAGAGTTTTAATTCTTTTAAATATGCAGCGGAAGAAGTGATAAATTTGAGCAAACAGAAAAAGGGCTGTCTATAATTATTGTCAGAGAAACAGATAGATATGTTGGAAAAATTAAAGAACGTTTACCAGAGATGAAAATAACCAGCAATGAGAAAAATTATGTAGCATGACATTAAGGATTATATAACCATGAAATATAAAGGAGACACAAATATACCTAAACGAATTTCATTTATTTTGTCACTGTTACTTATTTTATTCATGTCCTCCATTGTCATTGCAGGGACAATCGAGCTTCCAAAGACAGGACAAACCACGAGCTATACAACAGGAGATGACGGTGATTTAGAAAGAGGAGTTGCATGGTCCAATCCAAGGTTTACTGATAACAGTAATGGAACAGTAACAGACAACCTAACAGGGCTTATGTGGTCAAAGAATGCAAATCTTCCTGATGGCTACATGACATGGCAGAATGCTCTTAATTATATAGCGTCTCTTAATAGTGGAAGTGGATTAGCCGACTACCATGACTGGCGACTTCCAAACAAAAAAGAGCTTCAAAGCCTGATTGACTATTCAAATCATGAGCCTGCATTGCCAACAGGTAATCCTTTTACAAATGTGCAGTCAGACTACTACTGGTCGTCCTCTACTTACGCCGACAGTACCTACTACGCGTGGTTCGTCGATATGTACGATGGCTACATGTACTACAACGGTAAGGACGGCGGCTATAACTATGTTTGGCCTGTGCGCGCTGGACAATCTGGGTCATTTGGTCATTTGGTTATTTCTGTTAGCCCCGCCTCAGGAGTTCAGAGCGGGAGCTTTGATGTTACTATAACTGGGACAAATTTTACCGGGGCTACAGAAGTAAGCTTTGGTTTAGGGATTACAGTAAACAGCTTCAATGTGGATAGCGATACTCAGGTAACCGCAAATATCACGATAGATTCTTCTGCCGTTGCAGGCGCAAGAGATGTGAGTGTAACAAACGCAGATGGAACAGGGAAAATGCTCGGCGGGTTTGTAATTAAAAGCCCCTGTGGCAGTGATAAGCCTTCAATTACAAAACTCAGCAAGTTAAAAGGAAAGCCCGGGAATGTTATAACCATTACTGGCAAGAATTTCTGTGATGAAGGAGGAGAGGTTTTGTTTGGAATCAAAAGCGCAGAGGTTTCTGTTTGGAGCAATCAAAGCATTTCTGTAAAAGTTCCAAATATTAAAGTTGGGAAATTGGGAAAAACTGTTTTAGTAAAAGTTAAATCTTCAAATGGCAAGATTAGCAATGTCAAAGCGTTTAAGGTATTGCCGACAAAGTGAACAGTGAATAGTTCTTTAAATCTTCTTCTTCAGTTCATCAAGTTTGTTTAATGCTTCAAGCGGGGTTAAGGAAGAGATATCAATTTTCTTAAGCTCTTCAATTACAGGGTTTGGCGGGTGGGTGAAGAGAGAAAGCTGGTCATTAACAGAGAGGGTGTTTTCTTTTTTTGAATGGGCAATAACTGGTTTCCCACCTTGGTCAAATTCTTTCTCTTCAAGATTTGCAAGCACCTCTTTTGCTCTTTCAATCACTTCCCTTGGAAGCCCTGCAAGCCTTGCAACCTGAATACCATAGCTTTTGTCAGCTCCGCCTTCAACAATCTTTCTCAGAAAAATAATTTCATCGTTCCATTCTTTTACTGCGATGTTGAAGTTTTTGACTGCCGGAAGGGTTGAAGCAAGTTCTGTGAGTTCGTGGTAATGGGTTGCAAAGAGCGTTTTTGCGCCAATACGGTTTTTGTCATGGATATATTCTGCCACTGCCCAAGCAATGCTTAAACCGTCAAAGGTGCTTGTGCCTCTTCCTATTTCATCAAGGAGTATAAGGCTTTTTGAAGTTGCATTGTTCAGGATATTTGCAGTCTCCTGCATTTCAACCATAAAAGTGCTTTGCCCTTTTACAAGGTTGTCAGCAGCTCCAACGCGGGTGAATATCCTGTCAACTATTCCAATGTGTGCTTCTTTTGCAGGAATGAAACTTCCCGTCTGGGCAAGAATCACAATCAGCGCTACCTGTCTCATGTAGGTTGATTTTCCTGCCATATTGGGACCTGTGATTATTATTACCTTGTTCTCCTCTGAATCAAGACAGGTATCATTCGGAATAAATCTTTCCTCTGGGTACAGGCTTTCAAGAACAGGATGCCTTCCATCCTTTATGCTTATAATTCCATCATCCTCTATTTCAGGTTTTATATAATTATTCCTGTAAGCAACCTCTGCAAGATTTGCCAGAACATCAAGAAGGGCGATTTTGTCTGATGTTTCCTTGATTCTGTTAATTTCACAAGCTACTTTATCTCTGATTTGTGCAAAGAGTTCAAATTCAAGCTCATTAATCTTTTCTTCAGCGCCTAAAATTCTTGATTCATAATCCCTCAGCTCCTCAGTAATAAATCTCTCTCCTGTTGCGATGGTCTGTTTTCTTATATAGTCAGGAGGAACAAGGCGCAGGTTAGTCTTTGTAACCTCTATGTAATATCCGAAGATTTTATTGAACCTCACCTTTAAAGAGCTTATTCCTGTTCTCTCTTTTTCCCTTATTTCAAGGGCTGCAAGCCACGAAGTGGCGTTTCCCTTTATCTCTCTTAACTCGTCAAGCTCCTTGCTGTAACCGGTTTTGATAATCCCGCCTTCCTTTAAAACCAGCGGAGGGAAATCTTTTATGGATGAATCAAGAAGAAAAAAGATGTCCTGCAAATCATCAAAGCCGGAAGCCACAGAGCTTAAAAACCCTGATTTGAATTTGTCAGTAAACTTTTTTATCTCTGGCAGGATTGAAAGGGATTCCTTTAAAGCCAAAAGGTCTCTTGCATTTGCTGTCTGAAGGCTGACCCTGCCTCCAAGCCTTTCAAGGTCATAGAGCTTTCCCATTAACTCCCGGAGAGAATCTCTCAGGCAGAATTCCTTTAAAAGCTCTTCAACGCTTTCCTGCCGTGCCCTTATCCCGTCAGTTTTTAATAAAGGATGGAGAAGCCATTTTCTCAGAGTTCTTGCTCCCATGCAGGTTCTGGTATGGTCTAATACTCCAAGCAGGGATTCTTCCTTAATCCCTTCTCTTATTGTTTGTGTCAGTTCAAGATTCGCCTGTGTGGTTTTATCAAGAACCATGTAATCGCCACGGTTAAACAGGGATATTTTATTGATATGTTCAAGCGGATTTTTCTGAGTCTCTTTCAAATAATGGATAAGGGCACCAGCGGCTGAGATTGAGGTTTTAAGTTCTTCGCACCCGAATCCTTCAAGGGAGGTTACTCTGAATTTATCAAGCAGAAGTCTTCTTGCATTTCCGTAGTCAAATGTCCAGTCATCATAGAATGTAAGAAAAAGCTGAGGGCTGAACATGGTTTTAAGCTTTTCTGTAAAAGCTTCTTCTGTGTTTTTCCGAAGAAGGATTTCTTTGGGAGAGAACCGCGATATCTCTGCTTCAAGCCTTGAAAGGCTGTTGGTCCTTTCAATCTCTTCAACCATAAATTCCCCTGTTGTTACATCTATTACAGCTATTCCTATTTTTTCCATGCTCGTTGCAAGAGAGAGGATGAAGCTGTTGGTTTTAGGGTTAAGCAGTGCAGTATCAATGACTGTTCCCGGGGTTACAACCCTTACAACCTCACGTTTGACAATTTTTTTAGTTTTTTT contains the following coding sequences:
- a CDS encoding aldehyde ferredoxin oxidoreductase; the encoded protein is MHGWRGRVLRVNLTTGTLKEERLDPKVAKDYIGGRGLGIYYLNKELDPRIEPFSTENMMIMAVGPLTGTRVPTGARYMIMTKSPLTGSVTCSNSGGKFPKEMKKSGFDAFIFTGRSEKPVYLWVSNGKYELRSASHLWGKTVNETTDILNGETSPEAKVACIGPAGERLVLFAAVMNDKDRSAARSGVGAVMGSKNLKAVVVRGEGDISLYDGEGFNKLRAGALSKFKEANKDSPPVLRVYGTSYAVGSNQKVGILPTKNFQQSIWEKWEKVSSQTMVDNFLEKPKYCADCPIGCGRGTRVKDPEFEGEGEGPEYETIYAFGPDCLNDNLAAVIKANYICNDLGMDTISMGSAIACAMELYDRGYLPEKDIGQPLKWGDAKAIVEFTRKTGYREGFGDILAQGSYRMAEQYGHPELAMVSKKQDLAGYHPQGIQGMGLAYATSPIGASHMRAQTAYFEVFGVPTIVDPQEWKGKPRLVKIHQDMSSVIDSSGVCYFFAIRYYVRPVLEVTPEGFCNFLNAATGAGYTVEEVEKAGERIFNAERQFMVKAGFSRKDDTLPDRLLKDPMPEGPSKGLVVHLDEMLNEYYKLRGWDQNGIPTKEKLRELGLE
- a CDS encoding biotin synthase BioB, coding for MKDFCFKLKNKVLSGGEIYFEEALELIKLDGPQIFDLLACANWIRHTYKKGKIIFCSIVNAKCGGCSEDCAFCSQSVHYQTNINSYPLLSADEIVNSAKEAFKYGATEFSIVTSGRGVEEEKEISRLEETFSKFNETLQIPVCASLGFLDIDTALRFKKAGLENYHHNLETSESFFKNICSTHSYRESVETVRIAKKTGFRVCSGGIFGMGETLQQRVELAFTLRELDVDCIPMNFLNPIPGTPLENMPPMKPLEILKTIAVYRFILQQKDIIICGGREINLRDLQSFMFVAGANGTMLGNYLTTKGRAAQEDMQMIKDLELEATK
- a CDS encoding adenosylmethionine--8-amino-7-oxononanoate transaminase is translated as MSVNKEKINNKAELESDDKQHIWHPFTQMKEYIEEKPLIIEEGEGVYLKDIYGNSYIDGVSSLWVTTHGHRKKEIDDAIIRQIKKISHSTLLGLANTPAINLAKKLIQIVPQGLEKVFFSDNGSTAVEISLKIAFQYWQQKGEKYKSKTRFASLKNAYHGDTLGAVSVGGIDLFHNIYSPLLFRTFKAKSPYCYRCEDGLSYPDCKLFCAKDLEEILKNNSSEIAALIIEPMVQAAGGMIVFPKGYLKKARELCTKYNVLMITDEVATGFGRTGKMFACEHEKIAPDIMAVAKGITGGYLPLAVTITTKEIYNAFLGEYRELKTFFHGHTYTGNPLACAAALASLKIFEDEKVLDNLQVKISYLKERLQSFYELPGVGDIRQCGFITGIELVKNKASKEYYPLEEKIGVKVIMEARKRGVILRPLGNVIVLMPPLSISQNELRQLVDVTYEAIKAVS
- a CDS encoding DNA mismatch repair protein MutS; the encoded protein is MDNLTPMMEQYHRIKSQHQDAILFFRIGDFYEMFFDDAKVASKALQITLTTRGKHIGEDIPLCGIPYHAVNSYLHKLINQGFKVAICDQVEDPKKTKKIVKREVVRVVTPGTVIDTALLNPKTNSFILSLATSMEKIGIAVIDVTTGEFMVEEIERTNSLSRLEAEISRFSPKEILLRKNTEEAFTEKLKTMFSPQLFLTFYDDWTFDYGNARRLLLDKFRVTSLEGFGCEELKTSISAAGALIHYLKETQKNPLEHINKISLFNRGDYMVLDKTTQANLELTQTIREGIKEESLLGVLDHTRTCMGARTLRKWLLHPLLKTDGIRARQESVEELLKEFCLRDSLRELMGKLYDLERLGGRVSLQTANARDLLALKESLSILPEIKKFTDKFKSGFLSSVASGFDDLQDIFFLLDSSIKDFPPLVLKEGGIIKTGYSKELDELREIKGNATSWLAALEIREKERTGISSLKVRFNKIFGYYIEVTKTNLRLVPPDYIRKQTIATGERFITEELRDYESRILGAEEKINELEFELFAQIRDKVACEINRIKETSDKIALLDVLANLAEVAYRNNYIKPEIEDDGIISIKDGRHPVLESLYPEERFIPNDTCLDSEENKVIIITGPNMAGKSTYMRQVALIVILAQTGSFIPAKEAHIGIVDRIFTRVGAADNLVKGQSTFMVEMQETANILNNATSKSLILLDEIGRGTSTFDGLSIAWAVAEYIHDKNRIGAKTLFATHYHELTELASTLPAVKNFNIAVKEWNDEIIFLRKIVEGGADKSYGIQVARLAGLPREVIERAKEVLANLEEKEFDQGGKPVIAHSKKENTLSVNDQLSLFTHPPNPVIEELKKIDISSLTPLEALNKLDELKKKI